A region from the Plutella xylostella chromosome 8, ilPluXylo3.1, whole genome shotgun sequence genome encodes:
- the LOC105392024 gene encoding cyclin-dependent kinase 12 isoform X8: MERSYEKRHGKHHKEKHKKRLHKKHRSSSAARRSRGLEYAEPEPDFDERSRHKKKKDKRKKDKKKKRKKSSKSHRSRSASLESLSPDDNLPVGSPVAAVPQKYDQVPVSEWEKPSSPLRNGSCSPVSPSTPPLQRERPASPRHRTISLHREPVHVPYSPPHRERSPGLRRRKSTTPHTPSAPPVVYHETVTIDSDNEYERDRHRDYWPDHRVASPIMVISDSPVDGRERDWSPRRARRRASPRRRHRSRDRHREVKHEHRSHSRNSLKRRRSSSRGRRRGSSPSPPRHRARHRDETRYSRTKHESPSPPSTSALQRKIDFKEKISDTSLFAELVKDKHKRAKKLQEILNQKEEESQGALSSTTSVNNPDVLTIDELSNATADSSTQSKENGSKETIAEMSDIPMPSAESEQSEPPPVNNHAANEAQPARSPSPPSAPPLPSPPPPPASVVEGVYLQNQQPPPPKPRSLTKLPMPPNTQVEDLKSLANDTSPLSTPSPSPVKKPKRTGIMNLPMPPVIPGSEELSGDELDGSTPPPASRRDQYSHVFSSRQGARGDPNAAGSKLKRPRILKRRGSKVVPVATPTHHAKDWGEKCVDGFQVITQIGEGTYGQVYKARDKNTNQLVALKKVRLENEKEGFPITAVREIKILRQLNHKNIVNLREIVTDKQDALDFRKDKGSFYLVFEYMDHDLMGLLESKMVDFTESHNASIMRQLLDGLAYCHRKNFLHRDIKCSNILMNNKGEVKLGDFGLARLWSAEDRARPYTNKVITLWYRPPELLLGEERYGPAVDVWSMGCILGELFLKHPVFQANVEMMQLEMISRVCGTPVPGVWPNVVNLPLWHTLRPKRFHKRCVREHFAFMPAPALNLLDRMLELDPDKRITAEEALKSPWLKNVVPDHMTAPELPTWQDCHELWSKQRRRQQREAEQQPKAKNANYSFGGAPYDQDKMDAKSDSNSQDAPYKTETAFKQDTQEAVQQVK; this comes from the exons ATGGAGCGGAGCTACGAGAAGCGCCACGGCAAGCATCACAAGGAGAAGCACAAGAAGCGTCTGCACAAGAAGCACCGCAGCTCCAGCG cggcgcggcgctcgcgCGGGCTAGAGTACGCGGAGCCCGAGCCCGACTTCGACGAGCGCTCGAGACACAAGAAAAAGAAGGATAAGAGGAAGAAGGATAAAAAAAAGAAGAGGAAAAAGTCCTCCAAGTCTCACCGCTCGAGGTCGGCCAGCTTGGAGAGCCTGTCTCCGGATGACAACCTGCCCGTGGGCAGTCCTGTGGCTGCTGTGCCACAGAAGTATGATCAAGTGCCTGTGAGTGAATGGGAGAAGCCGTCATCTCCTCTGCGCAATGGATCATGCTCGCCGGTGTCCCCATCCACGCCGCCGCTGCAGCGGGAGCGCCCGGCCTCGCCGCGACACCGGACCATCTCCCTTCACCGGGAGCCGGTCCATGTTCCGTATTCCCCTCCACACAGGGAGCGATCCCCCGGACTAAG AAGAAGGAAGTCGACGACGCCGCACACGCCGTCAGCGCCGCCCGTGGTGTACCACGAGACCGTGACCATAGACTCCGACAATGAGTACGAGAGAGACAGGCACAGGGACTACTGGCCGGACCACAGGGTCGCCTCGCCTATTATGGTCATTTCTG ATTCCCCAGTGGATGGTCGCGAGCGCGACTGGTCGCctcgccgcgcgcgccgccgcgccagcccgcgccgccgccaccgcagCCGCGACCGACACCGGGAGGTCAAGCATGAGCATCG GTCACACAGTCGCAACTCGCTCAAGCGACGTCGCTCGTCGtcgcgcgggcggcggcgcgggtcgtcgccgtcgccgccgcgccaCCGCGCCAGACATCGGGACGAGACTAGGTACAG TAGAACAAAGCACGAGTCGCCGAGCCCGCCGTCTACGTCGGCGCTGCAGCGCAAGATCGACTTCAAGGAGAAGATCAGCGACACCAGCCTGTTCGCCGAGCTCGTCAAGGACAAGCATAAGAGGGCTAAG AAACTGCAAGAGATCCTGAACCAGAAGGAGGAGGAGTCTCAGGGCGCGCTGTCGTCCACCACGTCCGTCAACAACCCCGACGTGCTCACCATCGACGAGCTGTCCAACGCCACCGCCGACAGCTCTACGCAG TCGAAAGAGAACGGGTCTAAGGAGACGATAGCGGAGATGTCTGATATCCCGATGCCGAGCGCGGAGAGCGAGCAGTCCGAGCCGCCGCCCGTCAACAACCACGCCGCCAATGAG GCTCAACCTGCCCGCTCGCCGTCGCCCCCTagcgcgccgccgctgccgtcgccgccgccgccgcccgcctccGTGGTGGAGGGCGTGTACCTGCAGAAccagcagccgccgccgcccaagCCGCGCAGTTTAACCAAGCTGCCTATGCCGCCTAATACTCAG GTGGAAGATCTGAAGTCATTAGCCAATGACACGAGTCCGCTCAGTACCCCCTCACCTAGTCCTGTAAAGAAGCCCAAGAGAACTGGAATTATGAACCTACCTATGCCCCCTG TGATCCCCGGCTCGGAGGAGCTGAGCGGCGACGAGCTGGACGGCtccacgccgccgcccgcgtCCCGCCGCGACCAGTACTCGCACGTGTTCAGCTCGCGCCAGGGCGCCCGCGGCGACCCCAATGCC GCCGGCTCCAAGCTGAAGAGGCCGCGCATCCTAAAGCGGCGCGGCTCGAAGGTGGTGCCGGTGGCCACGCCCACGCACCACGCCAAGGACTGGGGCGAGAAGTGCGTCGACGGCTTCCAG GTTATAACCCAAATCGGCGAGGGCACGTACGGGCAGGTTTACAAAGCCAGAGACAAGAACACCAACCAGCTGGTGGCGCTCAAGAAGGTCCGTCTCGAGAACGAGAAGGAGGGCTTCCCCATCACCGCCGTGCGCGAGATCAAGATCCTCAGGCAGCTGAATCATAAGAATATAGTGAATTTGAGGGAGATTGTCACGGATAAGCAGGACGCGCTTGACTTTAGGAAG GACAAAGGCTCGTTCTACCTCGTGTTCGAGTACATGGACCACGACCTGATGGGCCTGCTGGAGTCCAAGATGGTGGACTTCACGGAGAGCCACAACGCGTCCATCATGCGCCAGCTGCTGGACGGGCTCGCCTACTGCCACCGGAAGAACTTCCTGCATCGGGACATCAAGTGCAGCAATATATTGATGAATAATAA AGGAGAAGTGAAGCTCGGCGACTTCGGTCTAGCCCGACTCTGGTCAGCAGAAGACCGGGCGCGGCCGTACACCAACAAGGTGATCACGCTGTGGTACCGGCCGCCGGAGCTGCTGCTGGGCGAGGAGCGGTACGGGCCGGCTGTGGACGTGTGGTCCATGGGATGTATACTGGGAGAGCTGTTCTTGAAGCATCCCGTGTTCCAG GCCAACGTAGAAATGATGCAACTGGAGATGATATCGCGCGTGTGCGGCACCCCGGTCCCGGGCGTGTGGCCCAACGTGGTGAACCTGCCTCTGTGGCACACCTTACGGCCTAAACGCTTCCACAAGCGCTGCGTCCGAGAACACTTCGCATTCATGCCCGCCCCCGCACTGAATCTACTGGACAGGATGCTAGAACTAGACCCCGATAAGAGGATAACGGCGGAAGAGGCGCTCAAGAGCCCCTGGCTGAAGAATGTCGTGCCCGATCA TATGACGGCTCCGGAGCTGCCGACGTGGCAGGACTGCCACGAGCTGTGGTCGAAGCAGCGGCGCCGCCAGCAGCGCGAGGCGGAGCAGCAGCCCAAGGCCAAGAACGCAAACTACTCCTTCGGCGGCGCGCCCTACGACCAGGACAAAATGGACGCCAAGAGCGACTCCAACTCACAGGACGCCCCCTACAAGACAGAAACAGCCTTCAAACAGGACACCCAGGAGGCCGTCCAACAAGTGAAATAA
- the LOC105392024 gene encoding cyclin-dependent kinase 12 isoform X7: MERSYEKRHGKHHKEKHKKRLHKKHRSSSAARRSRGLEYAEPEPDFDERSRHKKKKDKRKKDKKKKRKKSSKSHRSRSASLESLSPDDNLPVGSPVAAVPQKYDQVPVSEWEKPSSPLRNGSCSPVSPSTPPLQRERPASPRHRTISLHREPVHVPYSPPHRERSPGLRRRKSTTPHTPSAPPVVYHETVTIDSDNEYERDRHRDYWPDHRVASPIMVISDSPVDGRERDWSPRRARRRASPRRRHRSRDRHREVKHEHRSHSRNSLKRRRSSSRGRRRGSSPSPPRHRARHRDETRYSRTKHESPSPPSTSALQRKIDFKEKISDTSLFAELVKDKHKRAKKLQEILNQKEEESQGALSSTTSVNNPDVLTIDELSNATADSSTQSKENGSKETIAEMSDIPMPSAESEQSEPPPVNNHAANEAQPARSPSPPSAPPLPSPPPPPASVVEGVYLQNQQPPPPKPRSLTKLPMPPNTQVEDLKSLANDTSPLSTPSPSPVKKPKRTGIMNLPMPPVIPGSEELSGDELDGSTPPPASRRDQYSHVFSSRQGARGDPNAAGSKLKRPRILKRRGSKVVPVATPTHHAKDWGEKCVDGFQVITQIGEGTYGQVYKARDKNTNQLVALKKVRLENEKEGFPITAVREIKILRQLNHKNIVNLREIVTDKQDALDFRKDKGSFYLVFEYMDHDLMGLLESKMVDFTESHNASIMRQLLDGLAYCHRKNFLHRDIKCSNILMNNKGEVKLGDFGLARLWSAEDRARPYTNKVITLWYRPPELLLGEERYGPAVDVWSMGCILGELFLKHPVFQANVEMMQLEMISRVCGTPVPGVWPNVVNLPLWHTLRPKRFHKRCVREHFAFMPAPALNLLDRMLELDPDKRITAEEALKSPWLKNVVPDHMTAPELPTWQDCHELWSKQRRRQQREAEQQPKAKNANYSFGGAPYDQDKMDAKSDSNSQDAPYKTETAFKQDTQEAVQQVK, from the exons ATGGAGCGGAGCTACGAGAAGCGCCACGGCAAGCATCACAAGGAGAAGCACAAGAAGCGTCTGCACAAGAAGCACCGCAGCTCCAGCG cggcgcggcgctcgcgCGGGCTAGAGTACGCGGAGCCCGAGCCCGACTTCGACGAGCGCTCGAGACACAAGAAAAAGAAGGATAAGAGGAAGAAGGATAAAAAAAAGAAGAGGAAAAAGTCCTCCAAGTCTCACCGCTCGAGGTCGGCCAGCTTGGAGAGCCTGTCTCCGGATGACAACCTGCCCGTGGGCAGTCCTGTGGCTGCTGTGCCACAGAAGTATGATCAAGTGCCTGTGAGTGAATGGGAGAAGCCGTCATCTCCTCTGCGCAATGGATCATGCTCGCCGGTGTCCCCATCCACGCCGCCGCTGCAGCGGGAGCGCCCGGCCTCGCCGCGACACCGGACCATCTCCCTTCACCGGGAGCCGGTCCATGTTCCGTATTCCCCTCCACACAGGGAGCGATCCCCCGGACTAAG AAGAAGGAAGTCGACGACGCCGCACACGCCGTCAGCGCCGCCCGTGGTGTACCACGAGACCGTGACCATAGACTCCGACAATGAGTACGAGAGAGACAGGCACAGGGACTACTGGCCGGACCACAGGGTCGCCTCGCCTATTATGGTCATTTCTG ATTCCCCAGTGGATGGTCGCGAGCGCGACTGGTCGCctcgccgcgcgcgccgccgcgccagcccgcgccgccgccaccgcagCCGCGACCGACACCGGGAGGTCAAGCATGAGCATCG GTCACACAGTCGCAACTCGCTCAAGCGACGTCGCTCGTCGtcgcgcgggcggcggcgcgggtcgtcgccgtcgccgccgcgccaCCGCGCCAGACATCGGGACGAGACTAGGTACAG TAGAACAAAGCACGAGTCGCCGAGCCCGCCGTCTACGTCGGCGCTGCAGCGCAAGATCGACTTCAAGGAGAAGATCAGCGACACCAGCCTGTTCGCCGAGCTCGTCAAGGACAAGCATAAGAGGGCTAAG AAACTGCAAGAGATCCTGAACCAGAAGGAGGAGGAGTCTCAGGGCGCGCTGTCGTCCACCACGTCCGTCAACAACCCCGACGTGCTCACCATCGACGAGCTGTCCAACGCCACCGCCGACAGCTCTACGCAG TCGAAAGAGAACGGGTCTAAGGAGACGATAGCGGAGATGTCTGATATCCCGATGCCGAGCGCGGAGAGCGAGCAGTCCGAGCCGCCGCCCGTCAACAACCACGCCGCCAATGAG GCTCAACCTGCCCGCTCGCCGTCGCCCCCTagcgcgccgccgctgccgtcgccgccgccgccgcccgcctccGTG GTGGAGGGCGTGTACCTGCAGAAccagcagccgccgccgcccaagCCGCGCAGCCTCACCAAGCTGCCGATGCCGCCTAATACTCAG GTGGAAGATCTGAAGTCATTAGCCAATGACACGAGTCCGCTCAGTACCCCCTCACCTAGTCCTGTAAAGAAGCCCAAGAGAACTGGAATTATGAACCTACCTATGCCCCCTG TGATCCCCGGCTCGGAGGAGCTGAGCGGCGACGAGCTGGACGGCtccacgccgccgcccgcgtCCCGCCGCGACCAGTACTCGCACGTGTTCAGCTCGCGCCAGGGCGCCCGCGGCGACCCCAATGCC GCCGGCTCCAAGCTGAAGAGGCCGCGCATCCTAAAGCGGCGCGGCTCGAAGGTGGTGCCGGTGGCCACGCCCACGCACCACGCCAAGGACTGGGGCGAGAAGTGCGTCGACGGCTTCCAG GTTATAACCCAAATCGGCGAGGGCACGTACGGGCAGGTTTACAAAGCCAGAGACAAGAACACCAACCAGCTGGTGGCGCTCAAGAAGGTCCGTCTCGAGAACGAGAAGGAGGGCTTCCCCATCACCGCCGTGCGCGAGATCAAGATCCTCAGGCAGCTGAATCATAAGAATATAGTGAATTTGAGGGAGATTGTCACGGATAAGCAGGACGCGCTTGACTTTAGGAAG GACAAAGGCTCGTTCTACCTCGTGTTCGAGTACATGGACCACGACCTGATGGGCCTGCTGGAGTCCAAGATGGTGGACTTCACGGAGAGCCACAACGCGTCCATCATGCGCCAGCTGCTGGACGGGCTCGCCTACTGCCACCGGAAGAACTTCCTGCATCGGGACATCAAGTGCAGCAATATATTGATGAATAATAA AGGAGAAGTGAAGCTCGGCGACTTCGGTCTAGCCCGACTCTGGTCAGCAGAAGACCGGGCGCGGCCGTACACCAACAAGGTGATCACGCTGTGGTACCGGCCGCCGGAGCTGCTGCTGGGCGAGGAGCGGTACGGGCCGGCTGTGGACGTGTGGTCCATGGGATGTATACTGGGAGAGCTGTTCTTGAAGCATCCCGTGTTCCAG GCCAACGTAGAAATGATGCAACTGGAGATGATATCGCGCGTGTGCGGCACCCCGGTCCCGGGCGTGTGGCCCAACGTGGTGAACCTGCCTCTGTGGCACACCTTACGGCCTAAACGCTTCCACAAGCGCTGCGTCCGAGAACACTTCGCATTCATGCCCGCCCCCGCACTGAATCTACTGGACAGGATGCTAGAACTAGACCCCGATAAGAGGATAACGGCGGAAGAGGCGCTCAAGAGCCCCTGGCTGAAGAATGTCGTGCCCGATCA TATGACGGCTCCGGAGCTGCCGACGTGGCAGGACTGCCACGAGCTGTGGTCGAAGCAGCGGCGCCGCCAGCAGCGCGAGGCGGAGCAGCAGCCCAAGGCCAAGAACGCAAACTACTCCTTCGGCGGCGCGCCCTACGACCAGGACAAAATGGACGCCAAGAGCGACTCCAACTCACAGGACGCCCCCTACAAGACAGAAACAGCCTTCAAACAGGACACCCAGGAGGCCGTCCAACAAGTGAAATAA